The genomic window AATAAAAGCAGTCCTGCAATTCCTGCATAGACAGTCCAAATAGAACCAACAGCTAGCAGTGTCGTTAAACCTACTAAGATTGAAAAGTCTCTAACTAACAAGCTTACAGCCTCTTTAGGAAGCTGTGTGTTGACTGTTATACGCATACCTATTAAAACTGGTAATAAGAAAAAAGAATACTGTTGATTTCCAAGAGCAAATACCGGCCACCAATCAAATAATGCACCAAAACTTTCACCTGGAATAATCATTAGCAAGGGCACAAACCAAAAAGGTTTAACTTGGTAGTAAGCTATTTTTTTACCACGCTTTGTCTGTAAGAACCAAGGAGTTAATTTTTTATCGGCTTGTTTTTTAATCACAATTAGTGAAGTGCTAACTAAAAAGACGGTTATAAAAAGTACATTTGTCACTAAATGAGCATTAACCCATTGTGCTTGCTCAAAAGGCTGATACCATCCTTTAGGTAAAAAAGTTAAAGGAGTTTCAATTCTAAGTGTTTTTATTCCGAGTATAATTAACGTCGCTAAAGGAAAGGTAAATAGTGGACTAATAAATCGGTAACCACCAATTAACAATACAATAGCTACCAA from Carnobacterium iners includes these protein-coding regions:
- a CDS encoding PDZ domain-containing protein, translated to MQLTINFLIALLVFFIQPVFLVGLIIAIMTSYKRIKNERLSHRVAIYKELYELKNYILFGLITGLIGSLLISIIGIPITMDWIIIYELVAIVLLIGGYRFISPLFTFPLATLIILGIKTLRIETPLTFLPKGWYQPFEQAQWVNAHLVTNVLFITVFLVSTSLIVIKKQADKKLTPWFLQTKRGKKIAYYQVKPFWFVPLLMIIPGESFGALFDWWPVFALGNQQYSFFLLPVLIGMRITVNTQLPKEAVSLLVRDFSILVGLTTLLAVGSIWTVYAGIAGLLLLLLGGFLVLYRHRRRENNWTFLFGAANDGVKVIAVRPDTPAEKMKILVGDTIVSCNNQKLETEDDFYQALSKNSVYCHLKVKGPDGELRLTETALYADSPHEIGVVLL